A stretch of the Candidatus Cetobacterium colombiensis genome encodes the following:
- a CDS encoding SRPBCC family protein — protein sequence MELKDLNEKVPFFVEGVDIDAPKDFVFKFISDYSKHGLWIDGLEDEKHTDTQDVTGSTFCEKIKMYGFKDEYCGKILSYEEGKLYQVEIGDKWVDFKIEYNFEEVNPNKTHLVLTAWTLKGTSFHKLFNVFNKKILHKQLIKLKEVSEAEFNKAK from the coding sequence ATGGAACTAAAAGATTTAAATGAAAAAGTACCATTTTTTGTTGAGGGAGTAGATATAGATGCTCCAAAGGATTTTGTATTTAAATTTATATCTGATTATAGCAAACATGGACTTTGGATTGATGGACTTGAAGATGAAAAACATACTGATACACAAGATGTAACAGGTTCAACATTCTGTGAAAAAATTAAAATGTATGGTTTTAAAGACGAATATTGTGGAAAAATTTTATCTTATGAAGAGGGTAAATTATACCAAGTTGAAATTGGTGATAAATGGGTAGATTTTAAAATTGAATATAATTTTGAAGAAGTTAATCCAAATAAAACTCATTTAGTTTTAACTGCATGGACATTAAAAGGAACTTCTTTTCATAAATTATTTAATGTTTTCAATAAAAAAATTCTACATAAACAACTTATAAAATTAAAAGAAGTTAGTGAAGCTGAGTTCAATAAAGCAAAATAA